One window from the genome of Hippocampus zosterae strain Florida chromosome 7, ASM2543408v3, whole genome shotgun sequence encodes:
- the ago3b gene encoding protein argonaute-3 isoform X1, which produces MESGTTGAASAQALFSLPQRPGYGTVGKPIKLLANCFQVDIPKIDVYLYEVDIKPDKCPRRVNREVVDSMVKHFKVTIFGDHLPVYDGKRSLYTANPLPVAAGGVDLDVTLPGEGGKDRPFKVTVRFVSLVSWHLLHEVLMGRGVAEPLDLEKPISTNPVHAVDVVLRHLPSMKYTPVGRSFFSSPEGYDHPLGGGREVWFGFHQSVRPAMWKMMLNIDVSATAFYKAQPVIQFMCEVLDIHNIDEQPRPLTDSHRVKFTKEIKGLKVEVTHCGTMRRKYRVCNVTRRPASLQTFPLQLENGQTVERTVAQYFREKYSLHLKYPHLPCLQVGQEQKHTYLPLEVCNVVAGQRCIKKLTDNQTSTMIKATARSAPDRQEEISRLVRSANYDADPFVQEFQFHIRDEMAQVTGRVLPAPMLQYGGRVSSEPYMNRTVATPSHGVWDMRGKQFHTGVEIKIWAIACFATQRQCREEILKSFTDQLRKISKDAGMPIQGQPCFCKYAQGADSVEPMFRHLKNTYLGLQLIIVILPGKTPVYAEVKRVGDTLLGMATQCVQVKNVVKTSPQTLSNLCLKINVKLGGINNILVPHQRPSVFQQPIIFLGADVTHPPAGDGKKPSIAAVVGSMDAHPSRYCATVRVQRPRQEVIQDLASMVRELLIQFYKSTRYKPTRIIFYRDGVSEGQFRQVLYYELLAIREACISLEKEYQPGITYIVVQKRHHTRLFCADRNERVGRSGNIPAGTTVDTDITHPHEFDFYLCSHAGIQGTSRPSHYHVLWDDNCFTADEFQLLTYQLCHTYVRCTRSVSIPAPAYYAHLVAFRARYHLVDKEQDSAEGSHISGQSNGRDPLALAKAVQIHHDTLRTMYFA; this is translated from the exons ATGGAAAGCGGAACTACAG GAGCCGCTAGCGCCCAAGCCCTTTTTTCATTGCCACAGCGACCCGGCTATGGCACCGTTGGGAAGCCCATCAAGCTTCTCGCCAACTGTTTCCAGGTTGATATACCCAAGATCGATGTTTATCTCTACGAGGTCGATATCAAACCTGACAAATGTCCTCGCCGGGTCAACAG GGAGGTGGTGGACTCCATGGTTAAGCATTTCAAGGTGACCATCTTTGGTGACCATCTTCCAGTTTATGATGGGAAGAGAAGCCTCTACACAGCAAACCCACTTCCTGTTGCTGCCGGTGGG GTTGATTTGGACGTCACCCTCCCGGGCGAAGGTGGCAAGGACCGCCCGTTTAAGGTCACCGTGAGGTTTGTGTCGTTGGTCAGCTGGCATCTACTGCACGAGGTTCTCATGGGACGCGGCGTCGCCGAGCCACTGGACCTCGAGAAACCCATCAGCACCAATCCAGTTCACGCCGTTGATGTCGTTCTCCGTCACCTGCCTTCCATGAA GTACACCCCAGTCGGACGATCCTTTTTCTCCTCCCCAGAGGGTTACGACCACCCGCTTGGTGGAGGAAGAGAGGTTTGGTTCGGCTTCCATCAGTCTGTACGGCCAGCGATGTGGAAAATGATGCtcaatattgatg TGTCAGCCACAGCTTTTTATAAAGCCCAGCCGGTCATCCAGTTCATGTGTGAGGTCCTGGACATTCATAACATTGATGAGCAGCCACGCCCACTCACCGATTCCCACAGGGTCAAGTTCACCAAAGAAATCAAAG GTCTGAAAGTAGAAGTAACGCACTGTGGAACTATGCGTAGAAAGTATCGAGTTTGCAATGTAACACGGCGTCCTGCAAGCCTCCAAAC TTTTCCTTTGCAACTGGAGAATGGTCAGACAGTTGAACGCACAGTGGCACAATACTTCAGAGAAAAATACAGCCTGCATCTCAAGTATCCCCACCTGCCTTGTCTGCAAGTGGGCCAAGAACAGAAACACACCTACCTGCCCCTCGAG GTATGCAATGTTGTTGCCGGTCAGCGCTGCATTAAAAAGCTGACAGACAACCAAACATCGACCATGATAAAAGCAACTGCCCGTTCTGCCCCAGACAGACAGGAGGAGATCAGCCGGCTG GTGCGCAGCGCGAATTATGATGCTGACCCATTTGTCCAAGAGTTCCAGTTCCACATACGTGATGAGATGGCCCAGGTGACCGGCCGCGTCCTGCCGGCCCCCATGCTGCAATATGGCGGCAGGGTGAGCTCCGAACCCTATATG AACCGCACAGTGGCCACACCCAGTCACGGGGTGTGGGACATGAGGGGGAAGCAGTTCCACACCGGAGTGGAGATCAAGATATGGGCCATTGCCTGTTTTGCCACTCAGAGGCAATGTCGTGAGGAGATTCTAAA gAGCTTTACTGATCAGCTGCGGAAAATCTCGAAAGATGCTGGCATGCCAATTCAAGGTCAGCCCTGTTTCTGTAAATATGCCCAAGGCGCTGACAGTGTGGAGCCCATGTTTCGACACTTGAAGAACACATATCTGGGACTGCAGTTAATCATCGTAATCCTCCCTGGGAAAACGCCCGTCTACG CTGAGGTGAAGCGGGTTGGAGACACCCTGCTTGGCATGGCCACTCAGTGTGTCCAGGTCAAGAACGTAGTCAAGACCTCGCCACAGACACTGTCCAACCTCTGCCTCAAGATCAACGTCAAACTCGGAGGCATCAACAACATCCTGGTTCCTCACCAACG ACCCTCCGTCTTCCAGCAGCCAATCATCTTCCTCGGAGCGGATGTCACTCATCCTCCAGCAGGAGATGGGAAGAAGCCTTCAATCGCAGCG GTTGTCGGTAGCATGGACGCGCATCCCAGCAGGTACTGTGCTACCGTGCGAGTCCAGAGGCCCAGacaggaggtcatacaagattTGGCCTCCATGGTGCGAGAGCTCTTGATCCAGTTCTACAAATCGACCCGCTACAAGCCGACGAGAATTATCTTTTACAGGGACGGGGTGTCCGAGGGCCAGTTCAGACAG GTGCTATATTATGAGCTCCTCGCGATCAGAGAGGCGTGCATCAGTCTGGAGAAGGAATACCAGCCAGGAATTACCTACATTGTTGTCCAAAAACGACATCACACACGCCTCTTCTGTGCAGATCGCAATGAGCGG GTCGGAAGAAGCGGAAACATTCCCGcaggcacgacagtggacaCGGACATCACCCACCCTCACGAGTTTGACTTTTACCTCTGCAGTCACGCTGGAATCCAG GGCACAAGCAGGCCGTCCCACTACCACGTGCTGTGGGATGACAACTGTTTCACTGCTGACGAGTTCCAGCTCCTCACTTACCAGCTGTGCCACACGTACGTCCGCTGCACACGCTCCGTCTCCATCCCGGCGCCCGCCTATTACGCCCACCTGGTGGCCTTCCGCGCACGCTACCACCTGGTGGACAAAGAACAAGACAG TGCGGAGGGCAGCCACATCTCAGGGCAGAGTAACGGCAGGGATCCTCTGGCGCTGGCCAAGGCCGTTCAGATCCACCACGACACGCTGAGGACCATGTACTTCGCCTGA
- the LOC127604803 gene encoding sodium/hydrogen exchanger 3-like has translation MQPCGFVYIWLLCSVLLIFVVLGSPVGNRDETAKHHDSRSQASGNGSGIAIVSFRWDHVEGPYVVAIGVLLAFLSKLVIEANHNVTYIIPESALLICFGFIMGLIIWASNTVHLFKLTPTVFFFYLLPQIILDAGYFMPNKLFFRNIGTILVYAVIGTLWNTVSLGFTLWGCQKGGAMGELDMDLLHYLLFSCVIAAVDPVAVFSVFEEVHVNEVLFILVFGESLLNDGVTVMLFNTIEAFIPQYKPYIDFWDIFSSVVSFFLVAVGGSLLGLVFGLLLSLLTRYTRSIQIIEPGFIFVVGYLSYLTAEMLSLSAILATVFCGVSCKKYINANMDERSVTTVRYAMKVLANGSETTIFVFLGISAIDKTLWVWNTGFVLITLIFIFVYRFIGVFFLTWIMNKFRLMQLEVIDQIIMSYGGLRGAVAYGLAMMLDENKIKEKNLMVSTTLIVVYFTVILQGLALKPLVTWLKVKRASETEHTLIETVQNKVFDHMLVAIEDIAGQFGHNYMMDKWNHFEEKWVAPILMKPSARKNRDYVFKVFHRLNLKDAISYVTEGERNGSLGLIRNQSGVIEIEKKFAQKSSKVMPDIMANMGDDRGAVSTLGRREAWPSVSLEMHEQSLKGAKQTEDISHHLLQQHLYKGRKQHRHRYSRSYIDVNKDKKEAEEIFQRTMRNRLESFKSAKMGIAPKTVAKYPKKLHDHKMSSGKLYRYGNEEPDIVEEDSTSSYEASDDSLPMKVLRKAEAENEKPVFMLEMESAASTLTPPWLSPTEADGNTAAPSERARERLPCTPGSVRRLSPFTDMQAGAPDADNSSDDELPPTSPPPPPPPPTS, from the exons ATGCAGCCTTGTGGATTTGTCTACATTTGGCTCCTCTGCTCAGTGCTGCTTATTTTTGTGGTCCTTGGGTCCCCGGTCGGGAATAGGGATGAGACAGCAAAGCATCACGATTCCAGAAGCCAAGCAAGTGGTAATGGCAGCGGGATAGCCATTGTGTCCTTCAGGTGGGATCACGTGGAGGGGCCTTATGTCGTTGCAATTGGGGTACTGTTGGCATTTTTGTCAAAACTAG TGATCGAGGCCAATCATAATGTGACCTACATAATCCCAGAGAGCGCCCTGCTCATTTGCTTTGGCTTCATCATGGGTCTCATCATCTGGGCTTCAAACACAGTGCACCTTTTCAAACTGACCCCGACCGTATTCTTCTTCTACCTGCTTCCACAAATCATCCTGGACGCCGGCTATTTCATGCCAAACAAACTGTTCTTCCGAAACATTGGAACCATTCTGGTCTACGCCGTCATCGGGACATTGTGGAATACTGTCAGTTTGGGGTTCACCCTGTGGGGCTGTCAGAAGGGAGGAGCCATGG GTGAATTGGACATGGACTTGCTACATTATCTTTTATTCAGCTGCGTGATTGCCGCCGTGGACCCGGTGGCTGTTTTTTCCGTGTTTGAAGAGGTCCACGTCAATGAGGTCCTTTTCATTCTGGTTTTCGGAGAGTCACTCCTCAATGATGGTGTGACTGTG ATGCTCTTCAATACGATCGAGGCATTTATTCCCCAGTACAAACCCTACATTGATTTTTGGGATATATTCAGTTCAGTAG tttccttttttttggtggcagtTGGTGGCTCCCTCCTCGGTCTCGTGTTTGGTTTGCTGCTCTCTCTCCTGACCCGATACACCAGAAGCATCCAGATCATTGAGCCAGGTTTCATCTTTGTGGTGGGGTACCTCTCCTACCTCACCGCTGAGATGCTCTCGCTTTCTGCCATTCTTGC GACCGTCTTTTGTGGCGTGTCCTGCAAAAAGTACATCAACGCAAACATGGACGAAAGGTCCGTCACCACAGTCCGATATGCCATGAAGGTTCTCGCCAACGGATCCGAAAccaccatttttgttttccttggaATTTCGGCTATCGATAAGACGTTATGGGTGTGGAACACGGGCTTTGTCCTGATCACACTCATCTTCATCTTTGTCTATCGCTTCATCG GAGTCTTTTTCCTCACCTGGATCATGAACAAATTCCGGCTGATGCAACTGGAGGTCATCGATCAGATTATCATGAGCTACGGTGGCCTGCGAGGGGCGGTGGCCTACGGCCTGGCAATGATGctggatgaaaacaaaatcaaggagAAGAATTTAATGGTCTCCACCACTCTGATTGTCGTTTATTTCACTGTCATCCTTCAG GGACTGGCACTGAAACCTCTTGTCACTTGGCTGAAAGTAAAGAGGGCTTCAGAGACGGAGCACACGCTCATAGAAACAGTGCAGAATAag GTCTTCGATCACATGCTCGTTGCAATTGAAGATATAGCTGGACAATTTGGTCACAACTACATGATGGACAA GTGGAATCATTTTGAAGAGAAGTGGGTGGCGCCAATTTTGATGAAGCCATCGGCGAGGAAGAATCGTGATTACGTCTTCAAAGTGTTCCACCGGCTCAACCTCAAGGATGCCATCAGCTACGTCACCGAG GGTGAACGCAACGGCTCTTTGGGACTGATTCGCAATCAGTCGGGAGTTATTGAAATTGAGAAAAAGTTTGCGCAAAAATCTTCGAAGGTGATGCCCGACATCATGGCTAACATGGGAGACGATCGCGGTGCGGTGTCCACGTTGGG TAGAAGAGAAGCTTGGCCTTCGGTGAGCTTGGAAATGCACGAGCAGTCCCTCAAGGGCGCGAAGCAAACAGAAGACATCAGTCACCACCTGCTGCAACAACACTTGTACAAAGGCAGAAAGCAG CACCGGCATAGATATAGCAGGAGCTACATTGACGTCAACAAGGACAAAAAAGAAGCAGAGGAGATCTTCCAGAGAACTATGAGAAATCGTTTGGAGTCTTTTAAGTCGGCAAAGATGGGCATTGCTCCAAAGACAGTCGCAAAGTACCCCAAAAAACTCCATGACCATAAG ATGTCAAGTGGGAAACTTTACCGTTACGGTAACGAAG AGCCCGATATCGTCGAGGAGGACAGCACCTCCAGCTACGAGGCATCAGATGATTCACTCCCCATGAAGGTCCTCCGGAAAGCGGAAG ctGAAAATGAGAAGCCGGTCTTCATGTTGGAAATGGAGTCTGCAGCATCAACACTAACCCCACCCTGGTTGTCGCCGACGGAGGCCGATGGCAACACAGCGGCCCCGTCGGAGCGAGCTCGGGAAAGATTGCCGTGTACACCCGGCAGCGTGCGCCGCCTCTCGCCCTTCACAGACATGCAGGCTGGTGCACCAGATGCAGACAACAGTAGCGATGATGAGCTCCCACCGAcatcaccgccgccgccgccaccaccaccaacatccTAA
- the ago3b gene encoding protein argonaute-3 isoform X2, giving the protein MESGTTGAASAQALFSLPQRPGYGTVGKPIKLLANCFQVDIPKIDVYLYEVDIKPDKCPRRVNREVVDSMVKHFKVTIFGDHLPVYDGKRSLYTANPLPVAAGGVDLDVTLPGEGGKDRPFKVTVRFVSLVSWHLLHEVLMGRGVAEPLDLEKPISTNPVHAVDVVLRHLPSMKYTPVGRSFFSSPEGYDHPLGGGREVWFGFHQSVRPAMWKMMLNIDVSATAFYKAQPVIQFMCEVLDIHNIDEQPRPLTDSHRVKFTKEIKGLKVEVTHCGTMRRKYRVCNVTRRPASLQTFPLQLENGQTVERTVAQYFREKYSLHLKYPHLPCLQVGQEQKHTYLPLEVCNVVAGQRCIKKLTDNQTSTMIKATARSAPDRQEEISRLVRSANYDADPFVQEFQFHIRDEMAQVTGRVLPAPMLQYGGRNRTVATPSHGVWDMRGKQFHTGVEIKIWAIACFATQRQCREEILKSFTDQLRKISKDAGMPIQGQPCFCKYAQGADSVEPMFRHLKNTYLGLQLIIVILPGKTPVYAEVKRVGDTLLGMATQCVQVKNVVKTSPQTLSNLCLKINVKLGGINNILVPHQRPSVFQQPIIFLGADVTHPPAGDGKKPSIAAVVGSMDAHPSRYCATVRVQRPRQEVIQDLASMVRELLIQFYKSTRYKPTRIIFYRDGVSEGQFRQVLYYELLAIREACISLEKEYQPGITYIVVQKRHHTRLFCADRNERVGRSGNIPAGTTVDTDITHPHEFDFYLCSHAGIQGTSRPSHYHVLWDDNCFTADEFQLLTYQLCHTYVRCTRSVSIPAPAYYAHLVAFRARYHLVDKEQDSAEGSHISGQSNGRDPLALAKAVQIHHDTLRTMYFA; this is encoded by the exons ATGGAAAGCGGAACTACAG GAGCCGCTAGCGCCCAAGCCCTTTTTTCATTGCCACAGCGACCCGGCTATGGCACCGTTGGGAAGCCCATCAAGCTTCTCGCCAACTGTTTCCAGGTTGATATACCCAAGATCGATGTTTATCTCTACGAGGTCGATATCAAACCTGACAAATGTCCTCGCCGGGTCAACAG GGAGGTGGTGGACTCCATGGTTAAGCATTTCAAGGTGACCATCTTTGGTGACCATCTTCCAGTTTATGATGGGAAGAGAAGCCTCTACACAGCAAACCCACTTCCTGTTGCTGCCGGTGGG GTTGATTTGGACGTCACCCTCCCGGGCGAAGGTGGCAAGGACCGCCCGTTTAAGGTCACCGTGAGGTTTGTGTCGTTGGTCAGCTGGCATCTACTGCACGAGGTTCTCATGGGACGCGGCGTCGCCGAGCCACTGGACCTCGAGAAACCCATCAGCACCAATCCAGTTCACGCCGTTGATGTCGTTCTCCGTCACCTGCCTTCCATGAA GTACACCCCAGTCGGACGATCCTTTTTCTCCTCCCCAGAGGGTTACGACCACCCGCTTGGTGGAGGAAGAGAGGTTTGGTTCGGCTTCCATCAGTCTGTACGGCCAGCGATGTGGAAAATGATGCtcaatattgatg TGTCAGCCACAGCTTTTTATAAAGCCCAGCCGGTCATCCAGTTCATGTGTGAGGTCCTGGACATTCATAACATTGATGAGCAGCCACGCCCACTCACCGATTCCCACAGGGTCAAGTTCACCAAAGAAATCAAAG GTCTGAAAGTAGAAGTAACGCACTGTGGAACTATGCGTAGAAAGTATCGAGTTTGCAATGTAACACGGCGTCCTGCAAGCCTCCAAAC TTTTCCTTTGCAACTGGAGAATGGTCAGACAGTTGAACGCACAGTGGCACAATACTTCAGAGAAAAATACAGCCTGCATCTCAAGTATCCCCACCTGCCTTGTCTGCAAGTGGGCCAAGAACAGAAACACACCTACCTGCCCCTCGAG GTATGCAATGTTGTTGCCGGTCAGCGCTGCATTAAAAAGCTGACAGACAACCAAACATCGACCATGATAAAAGCAACTGCCCGTTCTGCCCCAGACAGACAGGAGGAGATCAGCCGGCTG GTGCGCAGCGCGAATTATGATGCTGACCCATTTGTCCAAGAGTTCCAGTTCCACATACGTGATGAGATGGCCCAGGTGACCGGCCGCGTCCTGCCGGCCCCCATGCTGCAATATGGCGGCAGG AACCGCACAGTGGCCACACCCAGTCACGGGGTGTGGGACATGAGGGGGAAGCAGTTCCACACCGGAGTGGAGATCAAGATATGGGCCATTGCCTGTTTTGCCACTCAGAGGCAATGTCGTGAGGAGATTCTAAA gAGCTTTACTGATCAGCTGCGGAAAATCTCGAAAGATGCTGGCATGCCAATTCAAGGTCAGCCCTGTTTCTGTAAATATGCCCAAGGCGCTGACAGTGTGGAGCCCATGTTTCGACACTTGAAGAACACATATCTGGGACTGCAGTTAATCATCGTAATCCTCCCTGGGAAAACGCCCGTCTACG CTGAGGTGAAGCGGGTTGGAGACACCCTGCTTGGCATGGCCACTCAGTGTGTCCAGGTCAAGAACGTAGTCAAGACCTCGCCACAGACACTGTCCAACCTCTGCCTCAAGATCAACGTCAAACTCGGAGGCATCAACAACATCCTGGTTCCTCACCAACG ACCCTCCGTCTTCCAGCAGCCAATCATCTTCCTCGGAGCGGATGTCACTCATCCTCCAGCAGGAGATGGGAAGAAGCCTTCAATCGCAGCG GTTGTCGGTAGCATGGACGCGCATCCCAGCAGGTACTGTGCTACCGTGCGAGTCCAGAGGCCCAGacaggaggtcatacaagattTGGCCTCCATGGTGCGAGAGCTCTTGATCCAGTTCTACAAATCGACCCGCTACAAGCCGACGAGAATTATCTTTTACAGGGACGGGGTGTCCGAGGGCCAGTTCAGACAG GTGCTATATTATGAGCTCCTCGCGATCAGAGAGGCGTGCATCAGTCTGGAGAAGGAATACCAGCCAGGAATTACCTACATTGTTGTCCAAAAACGACATCACACACGCCTCTTCTGTGCAGATCGCAATGAGCGG GTCGGAAGAAGCGGAAACATTCCCGcaggcacgacagtggacaCGGACATCACCCACCCTCACGAGTTTGACTTTTACCTCTGCAGTCACGCTGGAATCCAG GGCACAAGCAGGCCGTCCCACTACCACGTGCTGTGGGATGACAACTGTTTCACTGCTGACGAGTTCCAGCTCCTCACTTACCAGCTGTGCCACACGTACGTCCGCTGCACACGCTCCGTCTCCATCCCGGCGCCCGCCTATTACGCCCACCTGGTGGCCTTCCGCGCACGCTACCACCTGGTGGACAAAGAACAAGACAG TGCGGAGGGCAGCCACATCTCAGGGCAGAGTAACGGCAGGGATCCTCTGGCGCTGGCCAAGGCCGTTCAGATCCACCACGACACGCTGAGGACCATGTACTTCGCCTGA
- the olah gene encoding S-acyl fatty acid synthase thioesterase, medium chain translates to MEKLINCFKKRPDAVARLICFPWAGGGSIHYARWGNVLNSSIEVFAVKLPGRESRAKETFFENMQQIVDEVLHLLLPVFKEKPFSLFGHSFGAYTSYAVADALKQLHNIEPVHIFLSGASAPYSETRIQVPKRSDLSDDDFLKWLISIGGTPPELLANPEVLQLFLPALKADLRVVENYKCDKPPSPFLSCPVSCLDGKEDIPHDLQAWKDITTGEFNIRMLDGSHFYLKDPGNERIILDYVTKHLETSGMDYL, encoded by the exons ATGGAAAAGTTGATCAATTGTTTCAAGAAAAGGCCAGATGCTGTTGCCAGGTTGATCTGCTTCCCCTGGGCAGGTGGAGGGTCCATACATTATGCACGCTGGGGGAACGTTCTTAACAGCTCTATAGAAG TTTTTGCTGTCAAACTTCCTGGACGGGAGAGTCGGGCCAAAGAGACTTTCTTTGAGAACATGCAGCAGATTGTGGATGAGGTTCTTCATTTGTTATTGCCAGTGTTCAAAGAGAAGCCATTTTCGCTCTTTGGTCACAG TTTTGGTGCTTATACAAGCTATGCTGTTGCAGATGCTCTGAAGCAACTTCACAACATTGAGCCAGTTCACATTTTCCTGTCTGGTGCATCTGCACCTTAT TCTGAGACTCGCATCCAAGTCCCAAAGAGAAGTGACTTATCAGATGACGACTTTCTCAAGTGGCTGATTTCGATTGGAGGAACTCCGCCTGAGCTTCTGGCCAACCCAGAAGTTCTGCAACTGTTCCTTCCTGCGCTGAAGGCTGACCTCCGTGTTGTCGAAAACTATAA GTGTGACAAGCCACCAAGTCCATTCCTCTCTTGCCCAGTCTCATGCTTGGATGGGAAGGAGGATATTCCTCACGATTTACAAG CATGGAAAGACATCACAACAGGAGAATTCAACATCAGGATGCTTGATGGGTCTCATTTCTACCTCAAGGATCCTGGAAATGAAAGAATAATATTAGACTATGTGACAAAACATCTCGAAACATCCGGAATGGACTACTTGTGA